One candidate division WOR-3 bacterium genomic window, GAACTTGAAAGAACACACCTGTTACAACATTATTATATTATTGTTTAATACGGGAGGTACGATGCCTCTTTTAAAGCTGGAGAAGGTTGAAAAAATTTATATTGCAGGCAAAGTAAAGGTTCATGCTCTAAAAGGAGTTGACCTCGAGGTGGAAAAAGGTGAGATTATCGCCCTTGTGGGGCCTTCAGGCTCCGGAAAGACAACCCTTCTTAACATCATCGGATGCATCGATAAACCGACCAGTGGAAAAGTTATAATGGAAGATATCCTTTTAAACGAGAAGAGCCCTGATGAGCTTGCAAACCTTAGAAGATACTACTTCGGATTCATATTTCAAAGTTTCAACCTTATACCAGTTCTAAACGTTTACGAAAATGTTGAAATAGCTTTAAACCTTAAGTATCCCAAACTCTCAAAAAGGGAAAAGGAGCGCAAAATCTTTGAGATCTTGGAACTTGTCGGTTTAAAGGACAAAAAGGATGCGAAACCCCTTGAACTTTCTGGTGGTGAACAACAAAGGGTTTCCATTGCAAGGGCATTGGTTAAAGACCCTGAATTTGTCCTGGCCGACGAACCCACTGCCAACTTAGATTCAGAAACAGGAAAGAATATAGTCCACCTTATGAAAGAACTAAACGAAAAAAGAGGTGTGACCTTTATCTTTTCCACCCACGATCCACTAATAATGCAATACGCAAAGAGGATAATTAAACTCAGAGACGGAAAAATAGAGGTATAGCATGATAAAAAACGCCTTCAGAAACTTGTTAAGGCATAAAAGAAGAACGCTTTTAACCTTTTCAATTCTCAGCGTGGCCATAATGTATTACATTGTTATTCAAGGGATGCTGGATGGGTTTGAAATCGAATCCATAAAAAATTTTTTGAGCTTAGAAACCGGGCATATCAAGATCACATCAAAAGAATACAATCCTGAGACCTTTGAGGGAAGAATACCAACTTATAATGAAGTTGAAAACAAACTCAAATCCTTTCCCTATGTTGTTGGAATAGCTCCGAGGCTCAAAATTTCAGGATTCCTCGACAACGGAATAGATGAATACCCTGTAATCATCGTCGGTATAGATCCCGAGAAAGATGCAACAGTTTTTGATCTTCGAAAATACGTTCAGAAACCACTTGGACCCGAATCGATTTGGATTGGCACGGTGATTGCAGACCGATTTAAAGTCAAGGAGGGCGACATTCTCTACTTAACCTTCAAAGGAAAAAAGGGTTCAATCGTCTCAAAAGAATTCGAAATAGCAGGCATTATAGATGCCCCCAGTTTTGTTATCAACAATTTACAGGCCTTTGCCGACCTTAGGACAATCAACGAAATCGGCGAATTTGACGGGGAAATATCAGAAATTTCAATAAAAACAGCCAATTTTAACAAAGTCCAACAGTATAAGGCAGAAATTGAAAAAGCCCTTCCGGATTTTTCCATAAAGACCTGGCAGGAAGAAGGGAAAGACTTCCTTTCTATAAGTGAGGCGAAGAAGTTTTCACAGAACATTTTGCTTTTCTTTATCATCCTGATTGGTATAATAGGAACCACTAATACACTGATGATTGCAGTGTATGAAAGGATTAGGGAAATTGGGACGTTAAAAGCAATTGGAATGAGAGACTACGAGGTGATGAAACTATTTATAATCGAGGGCACACTTATAGGTATTGCTGGCTCCATTGGTGGAGTTATACTCGGTGTAATAGTTAACTATCTCCTTGTGAAGTACGGAATCGACTGGTCGCCCCTCCTTCCCAAAAACATGAATTTTGGTTACAGGGTTTCCGGAATAATTAAAAATACCTGGAATCTTAAAAGTATATGGATTTCTTTAATTCTGGGGCCTGTTTCCACTTTGGTCGCCAGTTATTTTCCGGCAAAAAGGGCAAAGAAGCTATTGCCGGCGGAGTGTTTAAGATGGATATAAAAAAACTTGCCTTTAGAAATTTATTAAGGAACAAACGAAGGACCCTTTTGACTGCACTATCCCTCTTCGTATCAGGCTTTGTGATTGTTGCCTTACATGGCTATTTAAGAGGCGCCCTTGATGCCTCAAAGGAAATGATAATAAAACTGGACACCGGGCATGTCCTTATAACGACAAAGGAGTATTTTGAAAGGAGAATATTTTTACCACAGGAAGAATACATTCAAGATCTTGATGAGGTTCAAAAAATTCTTGATAACTCAAATTATGTCGATTTTTACGCCCTTCGGATTAAAGCGGGTTCTATGATCTTCACTAAGAATGGTGCTACAAAACCTGCCTACATTTTTGCCATAGACCCACAAAAAGAGAAAAAAACCTTTGACTTGAGTAGGAAGATTGTAGAAGGAGAAAATGACCTTACAAAGGGAGGTGTTTTGGCTATCGACTTAGCGAGGGCTCTAAGGGTGAGGCCTGGAGATACCATAATAATCCTCTCTCGTAGTGTCTATGGAGGGTTATCCGCCATTAAAATTCCAATATCAGGAATTGCCACCATCGGCTATGCTGCCTTTGACCGTTCCCTTGTGATACTATCCTTCGAAAACGCCAGAAAACTCTTGAAAATGGCTGACGGAGCTCATGAAATCTTGGTCTTTCTGAAAAAAGAGGGAGACATTAATAAATTCATAAGGTCCTTAAAGTTGCCCGAAAATTTAGTGGCTAACCCCTATACCTTCGTACTTGGAGGTTTTGCCTTCTTTTATAAATTTGCAGACATCTTTTATATGGCGATTTATATTCTGATCACCCTTCTTGCCGCCTTTGCTATCGTCAATACGATGACCGTCGCTGTCTTTGAAAGGATGAGGGAGATAGGGACCCTAAAAGCCTTAGGAATGACCGACAACGAGATCTTTCTCCTCTTTGGGTTAGAGGGGACGATAATAGGGACTGCTGGAGGCCTGGCAGGTGGTTTAGCGGGCCTCTTTACCAATGCTATTCTGCATATTAAAGGCATGAACTTTGAATCCATGATCAAGGGGATTGAGTTTCCCTTCCCTTACGTAATAAGACCCTCCGTGAACCCATGGACTCTGCTAATTGCCTTTGTAATTGTAACGTCAATGTCTTTTTTAGCTTCAACACTTCCTGCTCTGCAGGCTAAGAAACTATCACCACAAGAAGCCCTGAGAACCTTATAGGAGGATATTATGAATATCGCTTTAATCATAACGCTATTGTTTCAGCAAATTTCCCCCTCTGAGGTTTTATTAAGCCTCAGAAAGAATCTAAAGTATAACACCTCTACCTTTTCTGCCCAGCTTGAAATCAGAAAAGGCAAAAGGGTGCTTAACAAGTCCTTCAAGGGTTACAGCAAGGGTGAAAACTTCTATCTTGAATTCACAAATCCGGAAGACAAAGGTGTAAAATACCTAAAACTTAAAGGCGACTTATACATCTATTTGCCTGACATTGACGATGTTGTAAGACTATCGGGAGACATGCTCAAACAATCCTTTATGGGAAGCGACTTATCTTACGAAGATTTAATGCAGGAAGACCCATTGAAATATTATAAACCAGTCTCCATGAGAGATACCACCTTAGAAGGGAAAATTTATTTTATACTGGAGCTTGAGGATACCACGGGAAATGCCCCTTATTACAGGGTTCGAATGGTCGTTGACTTAGATAGAAACATATGGCTTAGAGAGGAGCTAATTACAAAAAGCGGAAGGAAAATCAAAGAGATTGAAGCCCTTGAGTTCAAAAACATCAAAGGGAAACATTATCCGACCTCGATAGCGATGCGTGACCTGAGACTAAAAGACTCCTATACCAAGTTTGTTTTTAAAGAAGTCGACTTTGATATCCCCATCCCGGATAAGTACTTCTCGCTGAGTGAACTCAAAAAATGAAATTTTTTGTTATTTTATTGTTCTCCTCCATAAGGATCGGCTTATCTACCTTTGGCCTTTATGACTTTAAGGACCATAGACTTACAGGCATGTTGAAACCTTCGGCCAACTTGAATCTCACCTTCCAGGATTTCCGATTCTACTCAGATCTGGGTCTAAAGGTTATAAAAACTGAAGATTCTTTAAACTCAGAGTGGAAACTCTACCAGTGCTATTTGAAGTATCAGAAAAACAACCTGGAAATCAAGGGCGGAAAAATCCTCTTCATCCCGGGGTTTGCCGGGCTTTTTAATCCCTTCTTTAACAAACCAGCCTTCGAAACCGTTGAAACAGACCTTGAAGGTGAAAAGGGCGTCTTTTTGAGATTTACAAGCAGAGTAGCAACACCGACCCTCTTTGCCACTTTTGATAGTCTAACCTACAATTTAAAAGCACAACTTTGCCGAAGTTTTTCAAAATACGAGATAGGGATATACTCAGAATTTTCAAAACAATTAAATCTTGGCGCCTTTGTAGGGTATTTTGGAAGCCGGGTAGTAAAAATACAGGGCTTTTTAGAGAATTCCCTATTGAAATTGTCGGCTAATATAGAATTCCCGGTAAAAAGTACCTTAATTTCCCTCTGGTACTCTCACCGTAGCCAACCTGAATTTACAGCAATCCCTTTAACCTACCTTTTAACGAGAAACCTGCTTGCCTTAGAAATCAAATTTCCCGAGAAGATCTTTGAAATCCCATATCTTTTAGTCTTCTACGACTCAGACAACAAAACTTTGACTCTCCTTCTTGATTACAGATATGTAATTGGCAACAACTTTTTACTGGAAACAGGCTTTACATCAAGCATCAACAAAGGGAAATTAAACTACGCAATTTACGGTGGATTCAAACTCACCAAGGGTTTTTAGTAACCA contains:
- a CDS encoding ABC transporter ATP-binding protein; this encodes MPLLKLEKVEKIYIAGKVKVHALKGVDLEVEKGEIIALVGPSGSGKTTLLNIIGCIDKPTSGKVIMEDILLNEKSPDELANLRRYYFGFIFQSFNLIPVLNVYENVEIALNLKYPKLSKREKERKIFEILELVGLKDKKDAKPLELSGGEQQRVSIARALVKDPEFVLADEPTANLDSETGKNIVHLMKELNEKRGVTFIFSTHDPLIMQYAKRIIKLRDGKIEV
- a CDS encoding FtsX-like permease family protein, with product MIKNAFRNLLRHKRRTLLTFSILSVAIMYYIVIQGMLDGFEIESIKNFLSLETGHIKITSKEYNPETFEGRIPTYNEVENKLKSFPYVVGIAPRLKISGFLDNGIDEYPVIIVGIDPEKDATVFDLRKYVQKPLGPESIWIGTVIADRFKVKEGDILYLTFKGKKGSIVSKEFEIAGIIDAPSFVINNLQAFADLRTINEIGEFDGEISEISIKTANFNKVQQYKAEIEKALPDFSIKTWQEEGKDFLSISEAKKFSQNILLFFIILIGIIGTTNTLMIAVYERIREIGTLKAIGMRDYEVMKLFIIEGTLIGIAGSIGGVILGVIVNYLLVKYGIDWSPLLPKNMNFGYRVSGIIKNTWNLKSIWISLILGPVSTLVASYFPAKRAKKLLPAECLRWI
- a CDS encoding FtsX-like permease family protein, coding for MDIKKLAFRNLLRNKRRTLLTALSLFVSGFVIVALHGYLRGALDASKEMIIKLDTGHVLITTKEYFERRIFLPQEEYIQDLDEVQKILDNSNYVDFYALRIKAGSMIFTKNGATKPAYIFAIDPQKEKKTFDLSRKIVEGENDLTKGGVLAIDLARALRVRPGDTIIILSRSVYGGLSAIKIPISGIATIGYAAFDRSLVILSFENARKLLKMADGAHEILVFLKKEGDINKFIRSLKLPENLVANPYTFVLGGFAFFYKFADIFYMAIYILITLLAAFAIVNTMTVAVFERMREIGTLKALGMTDNEIFLLFGLEGTIIGTAGGLAGGLAGLFTNAILHIKGMNFESMIKGIEFPFPYVIRPSVNPWTLLIAFVIVTSMSFLASTLPALQAKKLSPQEALRTL
- a CDS encoding outer membrane lipoprotein-sorting protein, whose translation is MNIALIITLLFQQISPSEVLLSLRKNLKYNTSTFSAQLEIRKGKRVLNKSFKGYSKGENFYLEFTNPEDKGVKYLKLKGDLYIYLPDIDDVVRLSGDMLKQSFMGSDLSYEDLMQEDPLKYYKPVSMRDTTLEGKIYFILELEDTTGNAPYYRVRMVVDLDRNIWLREELITKSGRKIKEIEALEFKNIKGKHYPTSIAMRDLRLKDSYTKFVFKEVDFDIPIPDKYFSLSELKK